Part of the Sphingopyxis sp. 113P3 genome, GCGCTCGAGCCGTTTCGTGGTGCGCACGATACCCACATAGTTCCACATGAAGCGGCGGATCTCGGTCCAGTTCTGCTTGATGACCACCTCTTCGTCCGAGTGGGTGACCCGGCTTTCGTCCCACGGACGAATTGCGGGCGGCGTGCCAAGCTCGTCCCAATTCGCGATGATATGCTTCGCGGCGGCCTCGCCGAAGACGAAGCATTCGAGCAGGCTGTTCGAGGCGAGGCGGTTCGCGCCGTGGAGACCGCTCTCGGTTACCTCACCCGCGGCATAAAGGCCTGGAAGGTCGGTGCGCCCATCGAGGTCGATCAGCACTCCGCCGCAGGTATAATGCTGTGCGGGCACCACCGGTATCGGCTGCCTTGTCATGTCGATACCGAGCGTCAGCAGCTTTTCATGAATGTTCGGGAAATGTCCGGCGACGAAATCCGGATCCTTGTCGCTGATGTCGAGATGGACATAGTCGAGCCCGAAGCGCTTGATCTGGTCATCGTTCGCACGCGCCACAATGTCGCGCGGCGCGAGTTCGGCGCGCGGGTCGTAGTCGGGCATGTACCGATGCCCGGTGACCGGATGCTTGAGAATCCCTCCCTCGCCGCGCACCGCCTCGGTGATCAGGAAATTCTTGACCTCCAGATTATAGAGGCAGGTGGGGTGAAACTGCATCATTTCCATGTTGGAAACGCGGCACCCTGCGCGCCACGCCATGGCAATGCCGTCGCCCGTCGCGCCCCTCGGGGCGGTGGAAAACTGATAGACGCGCCCGGCCCCGCCGCTTGCAAGGATCGTCGCGCGCCCGACATGCGCGTGGACCTTCCCTGTCGTCTCGTCGAGAGCATAGACGCCCCAGACGCGCCCCGAACCCGAATAGCGTTCCTCGTGCCGGCCGGTGATGAGGTCGATGCAGGCCTGCCCCGGCATGAGGGTGATGTTCGGATGCGCCTGGGCGGTCTGGAGCAGCGCTGCCTGCACCGCCCAGCCCGTCGCGTCGTCGACATGGACGATCCGGCGGTGCGAGTGACCACCCTCGCGCGTCAGGTGAAGCGCGCCCTCCTCCTTGTTGAAGGCGACTCCCATTTCGATCAGCCGCAGAATCGCGTTCGGAGCATTTTCAACCACGAACTCGACCGTCTCGCGCCGGTTGAGCCCGGCGCCCGCGACCATCGTATCCTCGATATGATTTTCGAACGTATCGCCCGCGTCGAGCACGGCCGCTATTCCGCCCTGCGCCCACGCGGTCGACCCGCCGGTGAGCTCGCCCTTCGCGAGCACGAGCACGCGGCAATGATCCGCGAGCGCGATAGCGGCGGTGAGGCCCGCGGCGCCGGAGCCGATGACGATGACGTCGTGGGGAGGATTTTCAGCCATTGGATATCCGATCGTGTCGAGCGAAGCCGGGGCACCCCGCGACCTTGCGCCAGCCCGAGGGGTCTCGTGCTTCGCCCGGTACGCCGGGGCTGGAAAACCTACCCATTTGCCGCGCGCGTCAGATTGAGGAACACGTCTTCCAGATCAGCCTCGCGCGTCGAGACGTCGACGATGCCATGGCCCATCGCATTTACCGCGGAGAGCACCTCGCCCGCGTTCATCCGGTCCTTGTTGTAACTGATCGCAAGGCCGCGCTCGCCCTCGCGCTCGACCTTGTCGAAAGCGGGATGCGTCGGCAGCACGGTCACGTCCTGGTCGAGCGTCACGACCACGATTTTCTCGCGCGCCATGTCGACCAGCTCACGCGTCGGCTTGTTCGCGATCAGGCGGCCGTGGTTGATGATGGCTATGCGGTCGCACAGTTCCTCGGCCTCCTCGAGATAATGCGTCGTCAGCACCACCGTGACGCCGCGATCGTTGAGGCTTTGGACATATTCCCAGAGCTGCTGGCGCAGTTCGATGTCGACCCCTGCGGTCGGCTCGTCGAGGACGATGATCGGCGGCGAATGGACCATTGCCTTGGCAACAAGCAGGCGGCGTTTCATGCCTCCCGAGAGCGTACGCGCATAGGCGTCGCGCTTGTCCAGGAGATGTACGGCTGCGAGCAGATCTTCTGAAATCCGCCGGTCCTTGGGGACGCCGTAGAGCCCGGCTTGATTCTCCAGCGTTTCGAACGGCGTGAAAAAGGGGTCGAAGACGATCTCCTGGGGCACGATGCCAATCGAATATTTGGCATTGCGGGGGTCGGCGTCGATATCGAACCCCCAGATGCTTGCCGACCCGCTCGTCTTGTTGACGAGGCCCGCAAGGATATTGATCAACGTCGACTTGCCTGCCCCGTTCGGGCCCAGCAGTCCGAAGATCTCCCCGCGCGGCACGTCGAAACTGACATTGTCGAGGGCTTGCTTGCCGCCGGCGTAGATTTTCGAGACGGCGTCGATGCGGATGGCGGCTTCACTCATGGCGGCCTCCATAGCGGGGGCGCGGCAGGTGCGAAAGAGGCTGACGCGCGCAGCCGATTGCCGAGGCGCAAGACGCTTGCTATGGGCGCCCTCCATGACAAACGCTGCACCTGACCTGGCCCCCGAAACGCTCCGCGTTCAACAGACGCGCATCGCCTGCGACGGCACGGGCGACGGCCTTGCGAGCGCAGCGCTCGGCCATCCGCGCGTGTGGCTCGAGATCGACCCCGACGAAGGCTATGTCGATTGCGGCTATTGCGACCGCCGTTTCATCCTTGCAGGCGGAGTTGCCGACAAGGGTTGAGCCGAAGCTCGCGCTTAAATCCGCATCAGCCTTTGCGCACCAGCTGCACGCGCCTATATCAGCGGCATGACAAGCCCCACCGACCCTCGCCGCTTCCTCTACCGCGCCGACGCGCTCGACCCTCAATTGGCACAGCGCCTGGCGCGAGAAGCGCTCGCCAAGGCCGATGACGGAGAGCTTTATCTCCAATATCGCGCGACCGAGAGTTTCGGTTTCGACGACGGACGGCTGAAGACCGCCGACTATTCGACCGATGCTGGCTTTGGTTTGCGCGCGGTGTCGGGGGAAATGACGGGGTTCGCGCACGCGAGCGACATCAGCGCGAGCGCGATCCGCCGCGCCGCGGAGACGCTGGCGCTGCTCGACCCTGCGAAGCAGGCGCCCGCCGCCCCTCCCCAGCGCACCAATCGCCACCTCTATGACGAGGCGAACCCGCTCGACCTCATCCCTTTCGCCCAGAAAGTTGCGCTCTGCCAGGAGGTCGACGCCGCCGCCCGTGCGCGCGACCCTCGCGTTGCGCAGGTGTCGGTCACGCTGGCTGGAAGCTGGTCGGTCGTCGAGATCGTCCGGGCCGATGGTTTTCTCGCGACCGACGTGCGCCCGCTCGTCCGGCTCAACGTCTCGATTGTGGTCGAGGAGAATGGACGCCGCGAATCGGGTTATTTCGGCCTCGGCGGCCGCTATATGTACGACCATCTCTTTGAGCCTCGGCAATGGAACCGTGCGATCGACGAGGCGCTGGCGCAGGCACTCGTCAATCTGCGCGCGGTCGACGCCCCGGCGGGCGAAATGACCGTGCTGCTCGGCCCCGGCTGGCCCGGCGTGTTGCTGCATGAGGCGGTCGGTCACGGGCTGGAGGGCGATTTCAATCGCAAGGGTACGAGCGCCTTTTCCGGGCGGATCGGCCAGCGCGTCGCAGCACCAGGCGTCACCGTGATCGACGACGGGAGCCTTGCAAGCCCCGTCGGGGGCGGGCGCCGCGGCTCGCTCAGAATCGACGACGAGGGTACGCCAACGCAGGAAAATATCCTCATCGAGGACGGCATTCTCAAGGGATATATGCAGGACCGGCTCAACGCGCGGCTGATGGGCGTTGCGCCGACCGGCAACGGCCGCCGCGAGAGTTTTGCGCACGCCCCGATGCCGCGGATGACCAACACCTTCATGCGTGGTGGCAACGACGATCCCGCCGAGCTCCTGTCGCGGGTAAAGAGCGGCATCTTCGCCAAGAGCTTTGGCGGCGGGCAGGTCGACATCGTTTCGGGCAAATTCGTCTTCAGCTGCACCGAGGCCTACAAGATCGAAAACGGCAAGCTTGGCGACTCGATCAAGGGCGCCACGCTGATTGGCGATGGCCCGAGCGTGCTCACCAAGGTCACGGGCATCGGCAACGACATGGCGCTCGATGAAGGCATCGGCGTCTGCGGCAAGGGCGGCCAGAGCGTCCCAGCGGGCGTCGGTCAGCCGAGCTTGCTGGTGAGCGGGCTGACGGTGGGCGGCACGGCCTGAGGAATCGCCGAGCGCCGGTCCGCTGTGATTTCGGTCACTTGGCGCGTGGGGTACGTCAGCGTATAGCGCTGGAAAGACAAGATTCGGGTCGCACCGTCAGCCGGCTTTCCGGCAACAGGGAGGATTTATATGCGCTCGACTCTGCGTCTGCTTTCCGTGACTGCTCTCGCCGCCGCGCTCGCCGCCGTTCCCGGCTCAGCGCAGAAAACATCGGGGCCCAAGGAGCGCTACGAAATGGACGTGGCGACCATGTCCGGCTTTGCCGCGATGGGCGGCGGCAAGGGCGGTGTCGGCGGCGCGATGAGCATGATGTTCGGCGGTGGCCCCGACAAGGCGGTCGCGCACCAGCTTCTGCTTCGCCTCGGATCCGACCAGACGCCGGGCGCACCGCCCCCGAAGGGCGATCATTATTTCGAACCGCAGGCGAAGCTTGGAAAATCCGTGCCGCTCATCAGCCCCGAGCGGCGCGATGGCAGCTACACCACCGAATTCGAGCGTCCCAAGGGCCGCCTCCTCCTTTATTGGGGTTGCGGGGCCAAGGCGGGGCCGGGTCAGCCGGTTGTGATCGATTTCGCCAAGGTTGCGGCGGGACAGATACCTCCCGGCCTTTTCTCCTCCGCCGTGCCCGTCATCCGCGAGGTCTCGCAATCGAACAGTCGTTCCTACGTCGACTGGCCAAACACCAAGAACGCCAAGCAGCCGCCGAGAGACAGCTCATTGCTCGGGGCGCACCGCATTGCGAGCAACATCGGCTCGGACATCAATTTCACCCTCGCGCAGGATTATATGGCCCCGCTCCAGGCTTCGACCGCAGCGCAGGGTGACGGTTCCGTCATGATCCGCTGGAATCCGGTGCAGAATGCCACCGGCTATGTCGCCTGGACGATCGGCGGCATGGACCGCGGCGGCAGCGGCGGGGACATTATCTGGTGGACGAGCAGCGCGTCGCGCGAGTTCGGCGGCGGCCTTTGGGATTGGCTGCCCCCTGCGACGGTCGCGAAGCTCATTCCCCAGAAGATCGTGATGCCGCCGAGCCAGACGAGCTGCCAGATCCCGGCGGAGGTCAAGAAGGCGTCGGGCGAGATGATGATCGGGAACCTCAACGCTTTCGGACCCGAGGCGAACTTTGCTTATCCCCCCAAACCCGCGGGGAATGTGCCCTGGAATATCGACTGGACCGCAAAGGTGCGTTTCCGCTCGCACACCATGCTCATGGTTGGAGCCGATTTCGGGGGAATGGGCGGCATGGACGATACGGGAGGTTCCTCACCCGCCGAAAAGCCGAAGAAGAAGAAGTGCAAGGGCCCGCTCGGTATCCCGCTGCCCGATGGTGCGTGCTGAGGAGGCCCCCGGGCTCATCGAGGACGGGCGCCGAGTGCTCTTCCCTTGTTGAAGGAGTGGCACGGGGCCTGGCTGCGCGACATCATGAAATCAGTCAGCGACCGTTCACCCGCCTTGTGCTATCGGTGATCTCAGGGTGAGACCTGAATCAACTGGAGTCGAACCATGCGTGCGCTGATTGCCACTATCCTTTCCGCCGCGATGCTCGCGGGCGCGCCCGTTGCTGCGAAGGACAAGCCGACGGGCGAGGAAAAGCTCGCCAAGATGCTCGAAGGCCGCGTCGCCGGCCAGCCGCAGGATTGCATCAGCCTTTCCTCGGCGACGAGTTCGCAGATCGTTGACAAAACCGCGATCGTCTACCGGATCGGTAGCACCCTTTGGGTCAATCGTCCGCGCGGCGGAGCCGAATCGCTCGACGACGACAATATTCTCGTGACCAAATTGACCGGTACGCGGCTGTGCTCGATCGATACGATCCAGCTCCACGACCGCGACAGCCATATGTACGCGGGGTTCGTCGCCCTCGGTGATTTTGTTCCCTATCGCAAGATCGGCACGGCTGCGAAATAGCCGCGTGACGAATGACCCGACCGAAGCGGCTGCGCCGCCCGCCGACTGGGCGGCGCGCCTCCTCGCCTTCTGGTTCGACGACCATGGCATGGATGACTGGTACGGCGGCGGACCGGATTTCGACGCTGCGGTTCGCGAACTCGCCGCCGACTGGCGCGAGGCGCTGCGCGCGTTCCCTCCCGATGCATTCCTGACCGATCCCGACACGGCGCTTGCAGCCGTGATCCTGTTCGACCAGGTACCGCGCAACATATATCGGGGCAGCGCGGAGGCCTTTGCAACCGACAGCCTTGCCCGCGCGATCTCGCGCGGCATCACCGAAAGAGGGTGGGATCAGCATTGGCCCGACGAACGGCGGCAATTCGCCTACCTTCCCCTTCAGCACAGCGAAGACATCGGCGACCAGCGCGAATCGCTGCGCCTGTTTCACCAACTTGCGGACCCCATCTTCCACCAATATGCCCAGAAGCATTTCGAGATGATCGATCGCTTCGGCCGCTTCCCCCATCGCAACGCCGCGCTCGGCCGGGCAACCCGGCCGGAGGAAGAGGCGGCGATCGCCGAGGGCAGCCAATGGTGACGGATCGCGTGACAATCCTCCCTGTCGCCCGCTAGGCTGATCTTATGGCCGAATTCACCGACGCGCTGACCGACAAGCATGTCGCCTTCATCGAGCGCCAGCCGATGTTCTTCGTCGCGACCGCGGCGGCGGAGGGACGGATCAACCTTTCGCCCAAGGGTTATACCGGCAGCTTTCGCATCCTCTCCTCATCCCGTGTCGCTTTTCTCGACCTCGGCGGTTCAGGAAACGAGACGCACGCGCACCTCGCCGCTGACGGGCGCATTACCCTGATGTTCTGCGCTTTCGATCGTCCGGCCTGGATCCTGCGTATCTATGGCCGCGGGCACCCGGTGCTCCCGCAGGATGAAGGCTGGGCCGCACTCGCTGCTCATTTCACCTTGTTGCCCGGAACACGGCAGATCTTCGATATAGCGGTTGAGAGCGTTCAGACGAGTTGCGGTTGGGGCGTGCCAGTCATGGAACTCCAGCAGGAGCGCGACACGCTCCAGAAATATCATCGCCAGGCTGACCCGGCCGAATGGCTGGAGAAATTCGAGGGGCGAACGCGAAGCATCGATGGGCTGCCGACGCGCGCCACCGACCGCTATATCGCGGGCGACGCCTGATGCCGCTTGTCGAGCTTGTCCGCCTGCCGAACGGCGCCGAGGCCGAACTGCTGCGCGGGCGGCTCGAATCGGCAGGCGTGCCGGCGGTCTGTTTCGACGCCGGCATGAACATCGCCGACAGCGTGGGCCTGATGATCCCGGTCCGGGTCATGGTCTTCGACGAGGATCTCGACAACGCGCGGGCGCTGATGCTGGAGTTCGGTGCCTCCTAGGTGCAACCCGACCCTGCTCTTGTTCGTCCTCTTCCCACAACATCAAGAAAGCCGCCTTAGCCTCCCGATGATCAAGGTCGCCTCCTATAATATGCGCAAGGGTATCGGGCTCGACCGGCGCCGCGACCCCGCGCGCGTGCTATCTGTCCTTCGCGAACTCGATGCAGACGTCATCGCGCTGCAGGAGGCTGACCGCCGCTTCGGCACGCGCGCGAGCGCCATCCCCCCGCACATGTTCGAAGAGAATAGCGACTATGTGCCGGTCGACCTGCTGGGCGGCCGCCCCTATGCAATCGGCTGGCACGGCAACGCATTTCTTGTCCGCAAAGGCGTCGAGGTGGAGGAAAGCCACGCGCTCCACCTGCCGACGCTCGAGCCGCGCGGCGCGATCGCGGCGACGCTGCGCATCGGCGAGGCACGGCTGCGCGTGGTCGGCATGCACCTCGACATTTCGGGGCTCCGCCGCCGGCAGCAGGCGCGCGCCATCCTTGCCCATGTCTCGGAGGGCGAGGCGCTCCCCACCATCCTGATGGGGGATTGCAATGAGTGGCGCAATCGCGGGGGCTGCCTTGCCGATTTCGCCGAGCATCATCGGCTCGTCGACACCGGGCACAGCTTTCACAGCCGCCGCCCCGTCGCAAAACTCGACCGTATCTTTGCCTCGCCCGATCTTGAAGCGGTGGAGGCCGGGGTACACCAGAGCGCGCTTGCCGCGCGCGCCTCGGACCATCTGCCGATATGGGCACGGTTCCGGCGCGCCGGCTAGGGCATGCCTAAAATTTAGGCATATTCGCTGCGTCTCTGCCCAATTCGCGAAGCTTTCGTACTTCGCCTGGCAGAATTTCCTCATAAAATATCGCTGACGACCGCCCTCGCGCAATTTGGCACGGCTGTTGCAGCGCGACATGGTGCCATTAGCAAAAGGGGGCATCATGAAGCTGATCCTGGCTATCATCAAACCGTTCAAGCTCGACGAAGTGCGCGAAGCACTGACCGGGCTGGGCATCGCCGGCATGACCGTGACCGAGGTCAAGGGCTTTGGCCGGCAGAAGGGACAGACCGAAATCTACCGCGGCGCCGAATATGCGACCAACATGGTGCCGAAGGTGAAGATCGAACTCGTCTGCGACGACGCGCTTGCGCCGCGGGTCGTCGAAACACTCCAGCAAAGCGCCGGCACCGGGTCGATCGGAGACGGCAAGATCTTCGTCCTCGACGTGGGTCAGGCCGTGCGCATCCGCACCGGCGAGACCGGCGAGGCTGCTCTCTAATGAAGGGGGATTATATGACGTTCGCAAACAAGCTGGCGGCGAGCGCCGGGGCCGCGGGGCTCGCGCTGTTCGCCGCACTGCCCGCCTGGGCGCAGGAAGCGGCGGAGACGCCAACAATCGACACCGGCGATACCGCCTGGATGCTCACCTCGACCGTGCTCGTGCTCGCGATGATCGTGCCGGGCCTTGCGCTTTTCTATGGCGGCCTTCTTCGCACCAAGAACATGCTCTCGATGCTCACCCATGTTCTTGCGGTGACCTGCGTCGCGATGCTCGTCTGGGTCAGCTGGGGCTATTCGATCGCCTTTACCGAGGCAGGGCCCTTCTTTGGCAATCTTTCGAACCTCTTCTTGCAGAATGTTACCGCGGACAGCATTTCGGGAACTATCCCCGAATATGTCTTCATCAGCTTCCAGATGACCTTCGCGGCCATCACCTGCGCGCTTGTCGTCGGGTCGCTGGCGGAACGCGTGAAGTTTGCGGGGCTGATGGCCTTCGCCGTGATCTGGCTGACGATCGTCTATTTCCCGCTCGCCCACATGGTATGGTCGGCCGGCGGCTTCTTCTTCGAGAAGGGCGCGCTGGACTTTGCCGGCGGCACCGTCGTCCACATCAACGCGGGCGTGTCGGGCCTCGTCGGCTGCCTCATTCTGGGTAAGCGCATCGGCTACCTCAAGGAGGTGCTGGCGCCCCACTCGCTGACGATGACCTTCATCGGTACCGGCCTTCTGTGGGTGGGCTGGTTCGGCTTCAACGCGGGTTCGGCGCTGGGTGCCGGCAGCGGCGCCGGCTTGGCGATGATCAACACGCTCACCGCCACCGCCGCCGCGGCTGTTGCCTGGATGGTTGCGGAGAAGGTTGCGGGTCACAAGCCCAGCCTGCTCGGCGGCTGCTCGGGCGTCATCGCGGGCCTCGTTGCCATCACGCCCGCCGCG contains:
- the nadB gene encoding L-aspartate oxidase; its protein translation is MAENPPHDVIVIGSGAAGLTAAIALADHCRVLVLAKGELTGGSTAWAQGGIAAVLDAGDTFENHIEDTMVAGAGLNRRETVEFVVENAPNAILRLIEMGVAFNKEEGALHLTREGGHSHRRIVHVDDATGWAVQAALLQTAQAHPNITLMPGQACIDLITGRHEERYSGSGRVWGVYALDETTGKVHAHVGRATILASGGAGRVYQFSTAPRGATGDGIAMAWRAGCRVSNMEMMQFHPTCLYNLEVKNFLITEAVRGEGGILKHPVTGHRYMPDYDPRAELAPRDIVARANDDQIKRFGLDYVHLDISDKDPDFVAGHFPNIHEKLLTLGIDMTRQPIPVVPAQHYTCGGVLIDLDGRTDLPGLYAAGEVTESGLHGANRLASNSLLECFVFGEAAAKHIIANWDELGTPPAIRPWDESRVTHSDEEVVIKQNWTEIRRFMWNYVGIVRTTKRLERAQHRINMLSGEVGEYYGHFRVTTDLIELRNLLQCADLIVRSALHRKESRGLHYTLDYPQLAAEAVDTVLVP
- a CDS encoding ABC transporter ATP-binding protein — encoded protein: MSEAAIRIDAVSKIYAGGKQALDNVSFDVPRGEIFGLLGPNGAGKSTLINILAGLVNKTSGSASIWGFDIDADPRNAKYSIGIVPQEIVFDPFFTPFETLENQAGLYGVPKDRRISEDLLAAVHLLDKRDAYARTLSGGMKRRLLVAKAMVHSPPIIVLDEPTAGVDIELRQQLWEYVQSLNDRGVTVVLTTHYLEEAEELCDRIAIINHGRLIANKPTRELVDMAREKIVVVTLDQDVTVLPTHPAFDKVEREGERGLAISYNKDRMNAGEVLSAVNAMGHGIVDVSTREADLEDVFLNLTRAANG
- a CDS encoding zinc-finger domain-containing protein: MTNAAPDLAPETLRVQQTRIACDGTGDGLASAALGHPRVWLEIDPDEGYVDCGYCDRRFILAGGVADKG
- the tldD gene encoding metalloprotease TldD, producing the protein MTSPTDPRRFLYRADALDPQLAQRLAREALAKADDGELYLQYRATESFGFDDGRLKTADYSTDAGFGLRAVSGEMTGFAHASDISASAIRRAAETLALLDPAKQAPAAPPQRTNRHLYDEANPLDLIPFAQKVALCQEVDAAARARDPRVAQVSVTLAGSWSVVEIVRADGFLATDVRPLVRLNVSIVVEENGRRESGYFGLGGRYMYDHLFEPRQWNRAIDEALAQALVNLRAVDAPAGEMTVLLGPGWPGVLLHEAVGHGLEGDFNRKGTSAFSGRIGQRVAAPGVTVIDDGSLASPVGGGRRGSLRIDDEGTPTQENILIEDGILKGYMQDRLNARLMGVAPTGNGRRESFAHAPMPRMTNTFMRGGNDDPAELLSRVKSGIFAKSFGGGQVDIVSGKFVFSCTEAYKIENGKLGDSIKGATLIGDGPSVLTKVTGIGNDMALDEGIGVCGKGGQSVPAGVGQPSLLVSGLTVGGTA
- a CDS encoding DUF924 family protein; its protein translation is MTNDPTEAAAPPADWAARLLAFWFDDHGMDDWYGGGPDFDAAVRELAADWREALRAFPPDAFLTDPDTALAAVILFDQVPRNIYRGSAEAFATDSLARAISRGITERGWDQHWPDERRQFAYLPLQHSEDIGDQRESLRLFHQLADPIFHQYAQKHFEMIDRFGRFPHRNAALGRATRPEEEAAIAEGSQW
- a CDS encoding pyridoxamine 5'-phosphate oxidase family protein yields the protein MAEFTDALTDKHVAFIERQPMFFVATAAAEGRINLSPKGYTGSFRILSSSRVAFLDLGGSGNETHAHLAADGRITLMFCAFDRPAWILRIYGRGHPVLPQDEGWAALAAHFTLLPGTRQIFDIAVESVQTSCGWGVPVMELQQERDTLQKYHRQADPAEWLEKFEGRTRSIDGLPTRATDRYIAGDA
- a CDS encoding putative signal transducing protein — translated: MPLVELVRLPNGAEAELLRGRLESAGVPAVCFDAGMNIADSVGLMIPVRVMVFDEDLDNARALMLEFGAS
- a CDS encoding endonuclease/exonuclease/phosphatase family protein, producing the protein MIKVASYNMRKGIGLDRRRDPARVLSVLRELDADVIALQEADRRFGTRASAIPPHMFEENSDYVPVDLLGGRPYAIGWHGNAFLVRKGVEVEESHALHLPTLEPRGAIAATLRIGEARLRVVGMHLDISGLRRRQQARAILAHVSEGEALPTILMGDCNEWRNRGGCLADFAEHHRLVDTGHSFHSRRPVAKLDRIFASPDLEAVEAGVHQSALAARASDHLPIWARFRRAG
- a CDS encoding P-II family nitrogen regulator, which encodes MKLILAIIKPFKLDEVREALTGLGIAGMTVTEVKGFGRQKGQTEIYRGAEYATNMVPKVKIELVCDDALAPRVVETLQQSAGTGSIGDGKIFVLDVGQAVRIRTGETGEAAL
- a CDS encoding ammonium transporter, with protein sequence MTFANKLAASAGAAGLALFAALPAWAQEAAETPTIDTGDTAWMLTSTVLVLAMIVPGLALFYGGLLRTKNMLSMLTHVLAVTCVAMLVWVSWGYSIAFTEAGPFFGNLSNLFLQNVTADSISGTIPEYVFISFQMTFAAITCALVVGSLAERVKFAGLMAFAVIWLTIVYFPLAHMVWSAGGFFFEKGALDFAGGTVVHINAGVSGLVGCLILGKRIGYLKEVLAPHSLTMTFIGTGLLWVGWFGFNAGSALGAGSGAGLAMINTLTATAAAAVAWMVAEKVAGHKPSLLGGCSGVIAGLVAITPAAGFAGPFGAIVLGAVASVIAYLFVTVAKPKLGFDDTADVFGIHGVAGIIGSIGVAFTNAPGFGGPGEADYAIGAQLGTQLFATGVAVLWAAVGSGIAFSVAKLVTGLRVSEEVEREGLDLGEHGERAYNY